The Phragmites australis chromosome 1, lpPhrAust1.1, whole genome shotgun sequence genomic interval AAACCAATGTCACAATACTGTTCATCATCTGACTTTGCTTATACGATTCCGAGGCAAGCAACGACCACTTCTCTTGCCGTCACGTCCAAATCCAGCCCCAGGGCGACTCAGATTGACACTCTCCTACCTGTCAACCGAGTCCAACATGTCATCACATCACTCATCAGTCTTGAGCTCTCAAGCTCGGTAGTCTTCGCTTCAATATACCTTCTCGCTCACGGCTCATCTTTGATGATGCTCTGCATCGGTCAATTGACCATTACGCGTCTCGTCAGATCAGTCACCGGTCCTTCAACACTGCTCTGCAAACTCTCACGGCCAAACCTGCCTAACGCCTAAACTGTCGTTAGTCGCGCGCAGAACTTGAGCCGCCGGCCGGCAGGCTACTCTGGTCGATCGATCATATGAACTCATCTCCTGTCCTGGTACGGGAAACGCATGCCTAAGATCTAAATAATGCCAGATTAGGGAACAAAATTTTGCAGGCTATAACTGAAGGAGGCGAGATGGATAGCGTTCATCAAGTGAAGCGAAGAACCTACAACCTGGTGGTAGTCAGACATTGCCGAGGCCCGGCCGGACCggctggtcggcggcggggacCAAATCCACGTGAGCCGTGATGGATGCGTGGCGTGCTCCGGCGAGGGGCAGGGTGCAGACGTGAGGAAACACACAGAAAAAGCTGCGGGTGATTTGTCGCCCAAGAACCATCTCGTCACATGGCGTGCTCTGCCGATCCATGCATCCGTCTGATTGCGTAGCCGCGGCCCGCAGGCCCACCCGATCTGGCCGCCGTGATGTCACGTTCTCGCGCGTGTGGTCTCGCTCGCTGATCTGATCTTCTAGGACCATCCATTCCGACCATGGCATCTGGCGCGCGCGCTTTTAAAAACCGTGTAGCCTGCGGCCTAATTGAAATGTGCAGAACAGAGAAGCTTCATCATGGTATTGTAAACATGACTGTGCCCGTGGACCTGCATGGCATGCTGTCACCTAGATAGATGCATTGCACCGTCGCTCCAGAGCAGGGACGGGAAAACGAAGATGTATAAACAACCGTAAGTGCGATCGATAGTCGGATGATTCATATCGTTCTCACAtggtctttttcttttcccgaaCCATGCATGGTCCTCACATGGCCTTTCCTGCCTGGTAAAACACCCGGAAGCATTCGCGTCAAATCATGCATGTTCTTGTAGCATCGCAGGCATCCGTAGTCCGTACCCCACCACCTTGACATATCCATACGAAGATGGCTAGCTAAATGAGTGCATCCGTACGGCAATTGCTGAATCTGCAGCTCCATCGATCTGGCGCGCAAGTCTACGGCACGGGCGGCAATATCCGCCAGACAATGGCACGAGAGGCAGCTGCGGAGATGTCTGTGCAGGACATGCATGAATAGGGTTGAGAACGGAGCATATATTTTCGGTTtcgtatttaaaaaaaatgaaatatttttagatcggatatgaatatggatatttttttatctaatacAGAAACGATTTTTTACGTCGGATACGAAAACGAAAACGAATATTATCACCTAACCCATTGAAAAACAAGCTATAAGCTCATTAGTCCACCACCATAATTCATAGCCCACCACGGTCCATACAAGCATAACTACATAAACCTTAATCCTAACCTTATCTAGACCCATACAACATAATTGGTATATGCacattgttattttttattattttatatacATAATTTAAGAGGTCTTTATCATTTGATAAATATCCAGATCCGTATTTGTATttgatttatatttatttttgatactATTTGTATTTGTTTaggataaaaatatagatataaaTTCAGAATGATAATTATCCATCTATATCCGATCCATTTACATGTTATCTACCTATCTCTCGCCAAGCGTGTCTGAAGTCTTAGCTGTGATTGTTTCCAGATCACTGGATGTTAACGTTACGAGAATACGAGGTGCAATGCATTATCAGTCAGGCATGCATTAGTGTATCACTCACTCTCCATGATAGCGTAATATAATAAAACAGAGGCCTTAATTTTATGATGGCCGTAATAGTTTGTTCATCTACATATATTTGTTCAAAAGGTAGCAACATGTTTTCCAAGTATCCGGTGATGAGGTGTACGTCGACCTTGTTGGCCTTGGAGAAGCTTCATGGGTACAACGGGGAGAAGGAGAAACAAGACGACGCCGTCGCGTTATGTCCGCACGTACGCCTACATAATTCATGTCATTAATCGACTGTGTATGCACGTGGGCATACGAAATTGCATTTCCCAGGTAGTTATCAGCTATGGATTAGGATGAGTTGTCCACTCTCCAAAGGAACACACAAGTATACACAGTAGCGGATTCAATACTATAAAATCGATGgttacttttttttcttccttctctttcttcttctatGCCTAAAAATTGAACCAGACCTCGGGGCTCCAGGTGCGCCCAGTTCAGGGGGGCTTCAGCCCCCTCCAACCCGGCACATGGATGGAGCAAAGAGGCAGAGGAACTTGGATCAGTCTGGTCGGTTGGTCCTTCCTTTTGCCCATGGCACGAAATTTGAGTTCTGCTGAGGCCCAAACCGCAATGCTGGTATCAGCTTGCGAACACTGGCCCGGCCCACTGAATCCGTGAAAACTAGGGCTTTGCAGAGGGTTTAGTGGCgattcctcttcctcctctcgcctGCACTGCACTATGgcatcctccgccgcctccctcctcgctcgccgcctcctcctcgcccgccGCCTCCCATCGTCTCCCTTTCGTCCCTTCTCCACCActaccaccacctcctcctcctcgacctcttccCCCTCGTTTAACGGATCCGATGCGGAGCCCCAGCCCGAGCCCGAGCATGACCTGCCCCCCGCGGATCAGGATCACCAGCAGGCCCCGaaccgcccgcgcccgcccaaCACCACCCGCCCCCTCGAGAACGGCCTCGACCCCGGAATCTACAAGGTTGGGGGCTCTTGATCCTTCCCCTTTGGGTTTAATTTCCTGCGAAGTGGAGTGACGTGGTTTTTGCTTTGGTGGGATTGCGCAGGCTATAATGGTGGGGAAGGTCGGGCAGGAGCCGATGCAGAAGCGGCTGCGGAGCGGGAGGACGGTCGTGCTCTTCTCGCTCGGCACCGGCGGCATCCGCAACAACCGCCGCCCGCTCGATCGCGAGGAGCCGCAGCAGTACGCCGACCGATGCTCCGTGCAGTGGCATCGCGTCTGCGTCTACCCGGACAGGCTCGGCACGCTCGCGCTCAATCACGTCAAGACCGGGTGAGCGTCATGCCTCCTTTCAGACGTGCGTCGTTAAAATTTACCTTCTAAAGAAATGTAATTTTGAGACCAATGGTTCAGGGGTAGTAAGGGCTAAGGAGGGCGGTGCATCTTGATGTTTTAACGTGCCAAGCTCTGCTTTGGTGACTCGGATTAGGTTCCCATATAACCATCTCCGTAGTTAATGTGCACCGTTCTGGAATTTGTTGTAAATAGGCAGTGCACTTAAATCCTTTTCCATTTCAAAGTTTTTACGTTAATTGATCCTTTCAGCGACTGAAGCGTCTAGattgcaaaatttgagtgcTTGATTCTATTTGTAGAGAATTGGGTATGAACATTTTTAATTCACTTGTTACGTTTCCGTTAGCATGAATTAGAACACCATTACGTTTTGGGTCGCTTTTACAGAGGATGTTTTCGTGTCTGTCTGGTGAAGTGCAACATTGTTCAGTTTAGTGTCTAGCTTTGTGCTGTACCTTTGCTGATTCTGATTCCTTGGGTTGACCAACTTCCCTTCCTTTGGGTATAAAATACTCATACCGGTAAATCTACATCTATTGCAACATTTCAGCTCTATCCTCTATTTGGAAGGGAATCTTGAAACGAAAGTGTTCTCTGATCCTATTACTGGGCTGGTTAGACGCATCAGAGAAATAGCTGTGCGTGGAAATGGTATGCTTCTGACACTTTTGATTTGGATTTACAGCTCATGTTACCTTTTTATAAATGTTATAGCTCACAAGTGTATTTCAGCTTATTTATCTGCCATAcctctgtttgtttgtttgaactactgctctctctttctctaaaCGCCAGTTCTCTTATTAAATGAAATGCCATCAGTTGTCCAAAAATAAATGGATGTTATCAATTATCAAGtaaaaatagtaaaattaaGAAAATGAAATGGGCATTCTGCAGTTCGCCATTGAATACTTTTGGCAAATCATCTTCAAGCTGATTCATGCCCAGCTGCTCACACAATTTCAGTATGTGCTAAGTTGCTCTAGCTTCCAGCAATGATAGTTCAGTGAGGCTCCAATCATACCAATATTTCAAGTTTTCAACAACCAAGACACTGCGAACACTATGCTGCCAGGATTGTGTGTTTACTTACGTATTGGCATCGCATGCTTGGTGTCTGTTTCCCAAATAGCTGGCATAAATGTTGTAGATCCAGTAATGTAGATGCACTACTAAGGACCATCCACCTAAACACATCTAGGAATTCGAGTCTACGTCGAAATGCTCACTTTATACTTCCATGTGACAACAATCTTACCATTTCATGCAGAACAACTCTTGGTCTAGTCCAACCAAAAAATCAGCTAAGCAGAGATTTAAGCGCATCCAAATAGATGTGAACTAACAATTACATACACCTGTTGCATATCCAACTTGAGCATTATCCTCCATTTGTCAGTTTTCAGCAACTCTTAACCCTTGATGATGTACCTTGTACCTGCCTTTGTTCAGGCGGTTCCAGTCTTCTGTTATTCAGAACTTTTGttattttgttctcttttaatatttttcttttgtttacacGTACAAAGTTGTCACTCTGGTATATGGACAAATTATGTTCAGCAACTTTGTGCTGATGTTTATGTTTCTTTTTAGAATATGACATTGTTTTGCCAACAGGTCGTCTCTTGTTTCTTGGTAATGACTGCAATGCTCCGAAGTTAGGTGAAGTCAAGGGCGTTGGCTACTTCTGAAACTGATTTATGTCCAATTAGGCATATCAATGGACAAAATCAACTTGGGATGGAGGTATCACAACAATGCAACAGTTGTTATATATTGTTGAAATCTGATCAATGAACCGACAATGGTATTGTAGATGCCATACTTGCTGAGCAACTAATCTAACTTAATTTGGAATAATTCATGCTCCACGGAGTGAGCTTATTCTaacccgccccccccccctgtttttttttgtcagagATGTTTGCCATTTGACTGGTAATAAAATTACAGTGTTCTCAACTGACGAATAGTTACTTCCATATGTATAAAAGTTTTTGCATCAGCTCACTTCAGCGAGTTTTATAGCATATAGCAGCCGATTTTGACAGATGCACCAATCATTTTGAAAACTAGTATGGTGGCTCACGCTAATAGCGTGGCTATCCTCGTTGTGATATTTATTACGataatttttgattaaaaattaatcttttagtttttttatgaattaggttagtgtcatttagttacaaaacttataaaattaaaagaagaaataaaaattatgttagtgaaagagaaaattatttatacttcaAATTTGTACCGAattgtatacatgtattgattCGATTTTAGTATATGTTTTGATCAACTGCCAAAATTATTTGTTAGATGTAGGTAGCTCAACCAAAATTAGAATAGGTTTGCTTTGCCTGCGTGTTGTGCTTTGTTTGTTTTATGCGACGATCTTGAGATACACCGTGcttcttaatatattattttggtaagaattttgaaaaacttttattatttttcattatgaattttagctattgattaattatattttacatgagctctttatttaggtatttgatttttaagaCTATTTGGTAtggatatttctttttttctattctaacacaaatttcaattattattaatttattttatttggattctttATTTAGATGTTTTGCTTTCCAAGCTGTTTGGAAATTaaactgctaattttttataatttttaatttcgaatttggctatttattaatcgtatttgatataaaCTCTTAGGTTAAATCTAGATCattagatgtttataacaatAAGTGatttagactttttttttattaatgtggtaattttgaGGGAACGGGGTGGCTCATTTTCCTcatcaaatattaagataataataAAAAACAGTGTATAGGACTTCGGCGGGGCTAATGTGATGCCACATATATAGCTCGTTGCGCTCGGCAAGAACATGAAGGTTCCGTGTAACTGGCGGTAAATTGATGTCCTGTCCAAGAATTTGGGTAGTTTCTGCCATTGTTGGTCTTGAGTTCTGATCATCTTGGACACACCACCAGGGGACCTTGAAAGCACTCTCCAGCTACAGCTCTTCCAAGTTAGCATCCGAATCTAACAAGCAATAAAGTATCTGCCTTCGTGCGACTAGGGCTGGCAGTTTTATCTGTTTACCGGGGGGAAATACTCTAATAGAGTCAGGTATGAGTAAGATTTACTCACACCTGCGATACAGGTTTATTCTTCTATCTATATCAAGTGGGCTTAGTTCGATAGATCGACGCTCCCACTCCTGAGTCGAACTTCAACCCTAAtccccacgcctgttgtcacTCCATCATGCCATTAGTCCCAAGCCTCGATCCCTTCTCCCCTCCGCTGCTAGCCCCTCCCCCACCCTAACTCGTTGCGCAAATCCTTGTCGTACAATAGCTTTTTGATGCTGCCCTGCCTCAGTTCCCCCACCGTGTCGTCCAACCCCAAATCTGTGAGCGCCTCACCATCGTTCCTAACGTTGTAGGGGGGCATGGCTCTGTCGACATTGATGTCAAAGGCAGTCGAGTTTGTGGTCTCGAAGACGGACAAGGATGAACTGTGCGCGGCACGGATCGATCTGGCCCATCACATTTGGGTTGGCCTGCTGCGCCATGGAGATGATGCTCACATGACATTGCATCCCGCTACCACTTTGACCAATTCAGCATCATATTCCGCCCCTCACAGCTTCACTCTGACTACATGATCTTCGCTGGCACACTCACCAACATGATGGCGCCCGCCCTCCCCAAGTCAGTAATACATTCCTCATTCCTGTTGCTCAGATTTGTGCTGTGTCAATAATCTTGCGGGTAAACAGACATACCCGTGAACGATAGGTTTGGTGTACGCACTTCATCTGCGGATGAGTAAAAACTAATGGGTACGGGATGAGCTATCCCTGTGTGCGATTTATCCATTCAGAAGCAAGAGAGCATAGGTAACTCTCACGGTCATCCCTCCCGAGAAAGCTTAAGTTTTTGAAGTGGCAGGGAAGCAACAGCTAAAACAGCAGCGCAATGCGTACAAAACTCTTTTCAGAAATACGTGCAGGAAAACTTGATGGGCATAGCTGCCCAGGTAATTTGGTACTTATTTCTACAAAGCTAAGTTTTTCAACCGGACATCATCGTTGAGAATAGCCACAATTGGCTACGGTGCAAGCTCCACAGATGCGCCTGGCTGGGAAAAAAATCCCAGCGCGAAATTGTCGCCATGAGAGACCAACCTCTGGCCGCCCGAGAGCGACTGTTTACCAATAGCCATACAAAATATCCAGCACATAGCAGTAATAAATCGATATATTATAGAGAAAAGGGATTAAAATTGCTATTTAGGGCGGACCCTATTCCCTACTAACCATAGGGAACTGTCTGAAAATttagaagaacaaaatataaatattttatccttATCAGGACTATCTTCCAAGATCGAAGATCGATCTAGTATGATGCCTCATCTGTGTTGAGAGTGATTTGAGAGAGTTTTAGAGTAATGAATGTTGATCTATTGATTGCtgtgtcacacatatatatacatgttcaaagGGCATGAACATGTCCATTCAGTAGTGAATGGTTGCCCTTTGGTTCAATAACTGAAAGCAGTTAGTgtgctaattgatcacatgctAAATGTCTACTTGTAACACTccccttgatcaattatcttgtgtgtaaacttcttgttgaaaactcctctaaaaaccctgtgggaaaaatatgaggagaaataaTATGTTATGTGTAGATATACCATTAAAAACTCCTTTAAATCCAAtggaaaaatataaggagaaaatgatatggtataTTTCAGTTATTGCTTTATTGTAAGTTCAAATGAGAAAACTCATTGATGAATTTAGAGAGCAATGATTATGACCTTTAGACCATATTTAAAACCTCCGAAAATATTTTGGAAAAATAGGAGGAACAAAGTAGatattgcctcgttaaaaaccttatatgagaaaccgtaaagggaaaaactcataaaggaaaagagtgcaatagaACATGTTATTTATTCAGGGATCAATCTCCccctgaaccttgcaaatcccgtagtcgtcgcataccaattctattaacatatttttggaatataGAAGTTGGTAAAGACTTGGTGAACAAATCAGCGAGGTTATCACATGATTTGacttgcaagatttctatttccccattattttgtaattcatgAGGGTAGAACattttaggagcaatatgtttagtcaaattgctctttatgtaacctgtttgtatttgagcaatgcatgcagaattatcttcatagataattattGATGATTGAATAGatccaataccacatgattgttgtatgtgattaatcattctgcgaagccatacgcattcacgtgatgcttcatataatgcgattatttcagaatgattagtggatgtagccactagagtctgTTTTGAAGATTTCCATGAAATGGCTGTTCCGCTATTTAAGAACACAAAGCCTGTTTGTGACTTGGCATTatggggatctgataagtaaccagcgtcagtgtatccaatcatatccgtatcttgatttcttttaaagagaagaccaagatctatagtgccttggagatatcgtaagatattcttgactcctGTCCAATGACGTTTAGTTGGAGTAGCGCTATACCTAGCTAGTAAGTTAACTGCAAATGCGATATCAGgcctggtgcaatttgcaagatacataagtgCTCCAATAGCACTGAGATAAGGAACTTCTGGtcccagtatctcttctccttccatCCTTGGTCTAAATGGATCCTTttccatatcaagagatcgaacaaccatggGAGTCTTTGAAGGGTATGATTTttccatattgaatttttccaatattttctgGGTATATGCGGCTTGGTGTAGTAAAACACCTGAAGGATAATGCTCGAGTTGTattcccaagcaaaatttggttttacccaaatctttcatttcaaattccgtctttagatgattgcgtgcttcatttatatcttctgtatttccaatgatatttagatcatcaacatatacagagataatacaaaatcctgttgaggatttctttatgaagacacatgggcaatcatcattgttggaatatCCCTTTTGTAAAAGGAATTCttttagtcggttgtaccacattcttcccgactgttttaaaccatataatgatttttttaagttttacacAGTACATGTTGCGGTTTGCGTTTGGATTCGGAATGTTAAGTCCTTCTGGAACTTTCATGTATATatccgaatcaagtgacccataaagatatgcggtcaccACATCCATCAATTGCATAGATAGATTATTTTGAACTGCCAATGAAATTAAATATCGGAACGTGATTCCGTTCATTACTGGAGAATAtgtctcattgaaatcaatgccaggtctctgcgtgaacccttgtgctacaagcctcgctttatatctcaccacctcgttgttTTCATTCCATTTGCGGacgaaaacccacttgtatcccacaggaaaaatgttacgaggagtaggtatcactgatgtgaatacctctcttttggagagcgaGTATAATTCTTCCTGGATTGCGTTCTTCCATTGTGTCCAGTCCGAGCGTTTAcggcactctgccatggtctttggatctggatcattgagaagatcgtttgcaatctttgaggagaagtatgtgtcgacaattgtagtctttctgtcaaatgattctccagaatcaatatagttgatgGAAATTTCATCTACCCTTTCCGACTCATTGTGATTTCCCATTGTTATTGAGTCTGGGTGTTCCGATTTCCTAGCATGAGTATTTGTGTGCACCGTTGAGCTAGGATCTGGATGTTGAGCATCCAATGGATGTTTACTATCCTTGAGTTTTGGGTGTCTTTCAACTTgacgttgatttgcatttactgatttggaggaaggattcctctgtttccgcggtagcttgcaagaagctttatcttTTGTGTCCGTACTTCTCcctctcttattttgatttgggggttgagtggttttatttggtacctccactctttccggCACATTCCTAgcaggaatataagatttagtGACACCTTTATTGTTAGTAAATGCATCTAGCATGgtatttgcaatattttgcaaatttattattctctgaacttggagttcagattcttgagtacgtggatctgTGTAGGAAATGTCCGtggcattccaattgatttcctggcattctttctggtacttgaaatctccccctaatgctgGGAAATGTCCCTCATCAAATATACAGTCAGCGTAACGGGCTGTAAGAAGGTCCCCTGTTAGGGGTTCTaggtattttatgatcgacGGAGAGTTATACCCTATATAGATCCCTAATTTCCTGTGTGGGCCCATTGATGTACGCTGTGGTGGTGAGATCGGTACGTATACAGCGCAACCGAACTTTCGCAGATGGGAAATGCTTGGGGGATTTCCACGTACTAACTGCAGTGGGGAAGTAGtgtgatatgcagttggtcgcaattgaattaagtcagcagCGTGTAAGACTGCGTGACCCCAACATGAAGTTGGTAGGTTGCAATTGTGTAATAGTGGTCTTGCAATGAGCTTGATTCTCTTGATAAGAGATTCggccaaaccattttgagtatggacgtaAGGTACTGAATGCTGGACTTGAATTCCTAgggccatacaataatcattgaaggcatGTGAGGTAAATTCAGCCGCattgtccattcgaatggattgtatcctatgttcaggataatgtgctcgtaatttaataatttgagcaataattttggaaaaggcatggtttcgtgtggacaatagacacacatgtgaccatcgtgtagatgcatcaatgagaaccatgaagtacctgaatggtccagttaatggttggatagggCCACATATATCACCTTGAATTCGTTCAAAgaatttgagtggttcagctctaattttaagataagagggtcttaaaattaatttccctgtggcacatgcggtgcacacaaaatccGATGGTTGTGGAAATTTGGCagtatttatgccatgaccaatTGAATTGCAGATAATTTTTCGCATCATTCCAACACCGGGATGACCTAGgcgatcatgccatatttgaAATGTGTcaacattctgaaaaattaccttatatGCAACATGTGGTACGGGCTTGATGTATGTATAATACAATCCTGAGGATAAAGAGGGAATTTTTTCTAGTATTTGTTTTGCATATCCGTTATTTTTGGTAATGAGGAGatattcttctttgttgtcatcgtgagtttcaatatggaaaccattttgacggatatctctataactcaGTAGGGTACGTGTTGAATCGGGATACAGGAGTGCATCTTCGATTGTaatttgagtacccatagggagagtgattatggcgcgaccagagccaacaatcatagcatcgTGTCCTGCGATCGTCAAAACATTTCCTTGACTCTTTTtcagagtttggaaatatttagtttcccttagtatagagttagtggtacaACTATCCACTAAGCACATCTCTTCTTCATTTGGATTGTCTCCCgtaatcatctatatatatgaaaatagagaatgtgaaattcttcatagatatatatagaatacatacaactttattgagtatcaatgtgtTGATACAATAGTATGACAACAACCTATTACAACACTATGTAGGACATAGATATTAATAATATCTAATGAATTAAGAGCCTAATCGAAGTCTCCAAATAAGTCATTGGAAGCAAAATCCACTAGCATATTGTCCATGCCCTCAAGGTCCTCTTGCTCTTTAAGAGTGATGTCGTTGTTCAGTTCTGGATGAACATTTTGGGAACAACTTGTCGTCCTGGTGGTGTCAgattgaagattgaaatgagcttcaaatcttttGCCTTGAGTTGGTCGGCTTCGTCCAACGGACTTTAGGTAAAGATCAACCAAGTGTTTTGGGGTGTGGCATTTCTTAGTTGTGTGGCTGTAGCAACCACATTTACGACAAATATCAGATTTGTCTTTGTTATTGAAAATGCTCTTCCCCTTGTTATTTCTATGGAATTTCTGCTTCTTTATGTGGTTGTTCTTGCCTTTGAAGTTCTTTGGACGACGTTTGTTGCTGTCGAACCTCTTTGTATTCTGAACATTTGAATTTACTTCAGGTAAAGGGGCAGTGCCTGTAGGGCGCTGGTGatgattctttaaaagaagttcatcatgcttttcagcCTGAAGTAAAGTATGAATTAATTCAGAATAGTGCTGATAGTTTCTAGCAcggtattgttgttgcaatactCTATGGGCAGGAAGCATTGTAGAcaaagttttttctattttctccgcatcagtgggagctttgtcacaGAAAAGCAATCTTGAGCAGATTTTGTGAACAGCATGATTGTATTCTCCAATGGACTTAAAGTCCTGAAGGCGAATATTGGACCATTCGCGTTGTGCATCAGGTAGTATTACtgccttttgctgttcatatcgCTCTTTGAGCGAGTTCCATAGGTCATGTGGATTTTCATCCATCAAGTATTCAGATTTTAAATCTGGATGTAAATGGTGCCTTATGTAGTATAAAGCcccatacttgatttgatcttggAGTGGCGGATCTCCCTCTTGAGGGGGATTAATTGCCGTCATAAGTCCGCGGGAtgatagacttatcttcatgtCCATTGCCCATGTTAGATAGTTTTTACCATCTAACTCGAGTCTTTCGAACTCAATATTGGACATTTTGTCCTACAAATTGACCAATGATTAAATGAATTTACATTTTGGGTAAATTAAagaatcatggtaatgttgtaatagtgcaaaaaaaaaattgtacaatcAAGTTAATACTTGAGTTggatagtgtagacctcaaattatattggtaacacattgaaggtagtcacCAAAATGATGAAAACCTTTTAGTAGTGGAGGCATAATCTGTAATTATTCAGTAGATGCCATGAATTCCACTAACTTGTGTTATTCAAATCTTGTGTTAACACTATgtaggtaatcaccaaaattggtGTAGACCTTCTTTAATTCATAAACACATTGGGTACGCACGTTGAGGATATTCACTATATGTAAATATAGTGTAGATCCCTCAGTAGTTTATAGATACTACCttgtgtatggccaatatgaAGTATGAATTAGGGTAATCACCTAAAAAAGGTGTATAGTGTTATATCAAGTGAAGAGGTAATCACATATTTTgcaataatattaattttatatgaaaattaattGCTATTGCAAATTAATTTGAATGCATTATCGTAAAATGCTTGTAACATATAAGATTTTCAGAGAATACAAGGACTggaacatatatatttacaacatAAACAGAAC includes:
- the LOC133916715 gene encoding single-stranded DNA-binding protein, mitochondrial-like, producing MASSAASLLARRLLLARRLPSSPFRPFSTTTTTSSSSTSSPSFNGSDAEPQPEPEHDLPPADQDHQQAPNRPRPPNTTRPLENGLDPGIYKAIMVGKVGQEPMQKRLRSGRTVVLFSLGTGGIRNNRRPLDREEPQQYADRCSVQWHRVCVYPDRLGTLALNHVKTGSILYLEGNLETKVFSDPITGLVRRIREIAVRGNGRLLFLGNDCNAPKLGEVKGVGYF
- the LOC133884418 gene encoding uncharacterized protein LOC133884418, producing MDMKISLSSRGLMTAINPPQEGDPPLQDQIKYGALYYIRHHLHPDLKSEYLMDENPHDLWNSLKERYEQQKAVILPDAQREWSNIRLQDFKSIGEYNHAVHKICSRLLFCDKAPTDAEKIEKTLSTMLPAHRVLQQQYRARNYQHYSELIHTLLQAEKHDELLLKNHHQRPTGTAPLPEVNSNVQNTKRFDSNKRRPKNFKGKNNHIKKQKFHRNNKGKSIFNNKDKSDICRKCGCYSHTTKKCHTPKHLVDLYLKSVGRSRPTQGKRFEAHFNLQSDTTRTTSCSQNVHPELNNDITLKEQEDLEGMDNMLVDFASNDLFGDFD